In Leifsonia sp. AK011, the genomic stretch AGGTGCAGCGGGATCGCGCCGAAGTGATGGCGCTCGCTGAGACGATCAGCGAGCGTCGCCGCGAGGCAGCGCGCGAGCTGTCGACGCGAGTCACCGAGGAACTCGGCGCGCTGGCGATGCCCGATGCTCGGCTGCTCATCACCGTGGAGGACCGCCAGGACTACTCGCCGCTCGGCAAGGACCAGGTGAGTTTTCTCCTGGCTCCGCACCCCGGCGCAGAACCTCGGCCGCTCGGTCGAGGCGCGTCGGGAGGCGAGCTCTCCCGGGTCATGCTCGCCATTGAAGTCGTTCTGGCTGGAGTCGACCCTGTGCCGACGTTCATCTTCGACGAGATCGACGCCGGCGTCGGCGGAGCCTCGGCGATCGAGGTGGGCAGGCGACTCGCGGAGCTGAGCGCGTCAGCGCAGGTCATCGTGGTGACCCATCTTGCCCAGGTTGCTGCTTTCGCTACGAATCACCTCCGGGTGCTCAAGGACCGGGACGGAGCCGTCACGGAGTCGAACGTTGAACAACTGGAGGGCGATGAGCGATTGTCTGAGATGGCTCGGTTGCTCTCCGGACTCCCCGATTCCGAGAGCGGCCTCGCCCACGCGCGGGAGCTTCTCGACCTTGCAGCGCAGAAACGGTGACCATTCGGGAATTGCGTGCCGCGAGTCGGGCGAATGCGTCCCCAACGTCGAATAGGATGGAACCCCGTGGTGGATAATTCTCACGAGGCCGTTACTAAGCACATCTTCGTCACCGGGGGCGTCGTCTCCTCTCTCGGTAAAGGCCTGACCGCCGCGAGTCTGGGCAACCTTCTCACCGCGCGCGGATTGCGCGTGGTCATGCAGAAGCTTGATCCCTACCTCAACGTCGATCCGGGCACGATGAACCCGTTCCAGCACGGAGAGGTGTTCGTCACGGATGACGGTGCCGAGACCGACCTGGACATCGGCCACTACGAGCGCTTCCTGGACATCAACCTCAACCAGGCGGCCAACGTGACCACCGGGCAGATCTACTCGCAGGTCATCGCGAGGGAGCGCCGCGGCGAGTACCTCGGCGACACCGTCCAGGTGATCCCGCACATCACCGACGAGATCAAGCGACGGATGCGACTGCAGGCGCAGCCCGGACCCGACGGCGAGCCCGCACCCGACGTGATCATCACGGAGATCGGCGGAACCGTCGGCGACATCGAGAGCCAGCCCTTCATCGAGGCCGCGCGCCAGGTGCGCCATGAACTCACCCGTCGCAACGTGTTCTTCGTGCACGTCTCCCTCGTTCCCTTCATGGGAGCTTCTGGAGAGCAGAAGACCAAGCCGACCCAGCACTCCGTCGCCGCCCTCCGCTCGATCGGGATCCAGCCCGACGCCCTCGTGCTGCGCAGCGACCGCCCCGTCTCCGACAGCAACAAGCGCAAGATCGCGCTCATGTGCGATGTTGACGAGGCTGCCGTCGTCAACGCGGTCGACGTGCCCAGCATCTACGACATTCCGACGATGCTGCACGACCAGGGACTCGATGCGTACATCATCGACCAGCTGGGGCTGGTCGCGGGTGACGTCGTCTGGGATGGCTGGAATGATCTGCTCAAGGCCGTGCACGAACCCAAGTACGAGGTGACGATCGGCCTTGTCGGCAAGTACATCGACCTGCCGGATGCCTACCTCTCCGTCACCGAGGCACTGAAGGCTGGCGGTTTCGCTCACCAGGCGAAGGTCTCCATCCGTTGGGTGCCCTCCGACGAATGTGAGACGCCCGAGGGCGCGGCGCGCATGATCGGCGACCTGGACGGCATCCTCGTGCCTGGTGGCTTCGGCGTCCGCGGCATCGAGGGAAAGCTCGGCGCGCTGAAGTTCGCCCGCGAGAACGCAATCCCCGCTCTCGGCCTGTGCCTCGGCCTCCAGTGCATGGTCATCGAGTACGCGCGTGACGTTGCGGGTCTCGCCGGAGCATCCTCCTCCGAGTTCGACCCGGAAACCGAGTTCCCGGTGATCGCCACCATGGCCGAGCAGGTCGACATCATCGCAGACGGCAACCTCGGCGGAACCATGCGCCTCGGCCTGTACGAGGCGGCACTCGAGCCCGGCTCGATCGTCGAGGAGCTCTACGGTGCGCCGACGATCGCGGAACGTCACCGTCACCGCTACGAGGTCAACAACGCGTACCGCGAGCTGATAGCGGATGCCGGACTGAAGTTCTCCGGAATCTCCCCGGACCGCACCCTCGTCGAGTTCGTGGAACTTCCGCGCGAGGTGCACCCCTTCTACGTGGGAACCCAGGCCCACCCGGAACTGCGTTCGCGTCCCAACCGGGCCCACCCGCTCTTCCGCGGCCTGATCGGTGCTGCCCTCGAGCGCCAGCAGGCTTCGCGCCTCTTCGAGGTGCCGGAACCGGACGATGCCTGACACCAGCTCCGAGCCTCTCGCGGATGAGCACGTCGCCCTCGTGGTGACCTCGTCCACTCGCGAGTTCGCGGGGCGCGTGTGGGACATCCGACGCGAGACCTTCGGCATGGGCGGCACGGACGTGGTGCGGGACTTCGTCGACCACACCGGGGCCGTCGCGGTGCTCGCGATGGATGAGGAGGGCCGGGTGCTTGCGATCCAGCAGTACCGGCATCCGGTGCGCTCCCGCGACTGGGAGTTGCCAGCGGGCCTCCTCGATATGGCGGGGGAGGACCCACTGGTAGCGGCGCAGCGTGAGCTCGCCGAGGAGGCCGACCTCGTGGCATCCGAGTGGAACGTGCTTTCCGACATCATGACGAGTCCGGGCGGAAGCAATGAGGTGATCCGCGTCTACCTCGCGCGTGGCGTCTCGGCGTCCGACGAGACCTTTGATCGCACCGAGGAGGAGGCGGAGATCGTGCTGCGCTGGGTCACCCTCGACGATGCCGTGCAGGCGGTGCTCGAGCGCCGCGTGCAGAACTCGATCCTCTGCGTGGCCGTGCTCGCAGCTCACGCTGCTCGCGAGCGCGGGTGGAGCACACTCGGTGCTGCGGATGCCGCGTGGCCGCAGCGCGACACCGTGAGGGCATGACCGTCCGGCAGCTCTCCGTGGCCGATTCGGTCGGCCGCTACCTCCGTCACGTCTCGATCGAGCGGGGACTGTCCGCGAACACTGTGCAGGCCTACAGGCGTGATCTCCTCGCCTACGTCGACTCGCTCGCGACAAGGGGCATCACC encodes the following:
- a CDS encoding CTP synthase; this encodes MRPQRRIGWNPVVDNSHEAVTKHIFVTGGVVSSLGKGLTAASLGNLLTARGLRVVMQKLDPYLNVDPGTMNPFQHGEVFVTDDGAETDLDIGHYERFLDINLNQAANVTTGQIYSQVIARERRGEYLGDTVQVIPHITDEIKRRMRLQAQPGPDGEPAPDVIITEIGGTVGDIESQPFIEAARQVRHELTRRNVFFVHVSLVPFMGASGEQKTKPTQHSVAALRSIGIQPDALVLRSDRPVSDSNKRKIALMCDVDEAAVVNAVDVPSIYDIPTMLHDQGLDAYIIDQLGLVAGDVVWDGWNDLLKAVHEPKYEVTIGLVGKYIDLPDAYLSVTEALKAGGFAHQAKVSIRWVPSDECETPEGAARMIGDLDGILVPGGFGVRGIEGKLGALKFARENAIPALGLCLGLQCMVIEYARDVAGLAGASSSEFDPETEFPVIATMAEQVDIIADGNLGGTMRLGLYEAALEPGSIVEELYGAPTIAERHRHRYEVNNAYRELIADAGLKFSGISPDRTLVEFVELPREVHPFYVGTQAHPELRSRPNRAHPLFRGLIGAALERQQASRLFEVPEPDDA
- a CDS encoding NUDIX hydrolase — protein: MPDTSSEPLADEHVALVVTSSTREFAGRVWDIRRETFGMGGTDVVRDFVDHTGAVAVLAMDEEGRVLAIQQYRHPVRSRDWELPAGLLDMAGEDPLVAAQRELAEEADLVASEWNVLSDIMTSPGGSNEVIRVYLARGVSASDETFDRTEEEAEIVLRWVTLDDAVQAVLERRVQNSILCVAVLAAHAARERGWSTLGAADAAWPQRDTVRA